The segment TTATAAAAATAAATTCCGTTTGCCAGGTAATCACCCATCTCATCCCGGCAATCCCAGCCAATATTACTTTGAGGATATTCATGATATCCTATTGAGGCAGGAAGATCGGAAAAAGTCTTCACCAGTCTTCCGCTAACGGTATAAACCTTGATCGTAACCTTATCCGCATCATCCGTTAGGACGTAAGTGAATCTGGTTCTTCCGGTATTGATCGGATCAATTGTCATGGATTTTACTGGATTTGGATAATTCGCCACCTTTATTAAATCAAAATCTGCTTTAACTTCAAAGGAAAGCTCGCGCTCAAACACATTACCATTAAAATCCCGGCAGGACATCTGTAAATAATGGATACCTTCCGGCATTGACTGCATTTGATATTTCACAGGCACACTTGATAATCTCCCGCAAGCTGCATTAATGCTGTAATTCTCTGATTCTACATTTTCACCGTCTATGATAAATGATAATTCGTTTTCGATGATATCCACTCCATTTTGATCTCCCAGCAGAAATGAGATTAATCCATTCTCTGACACGTAACCACCGTAAGTAAATTCCTGACCTTCCACGTTGACATCAATCGAAGGTGCTGTTTGATCCTGATTATCAAAAACACTGTAAACCCCAATTTTATCGCTCAAATAACTGACAGTTTCTTCCCCGCTATTAGCTCCCATAGTTTGAAATACCCACTTTTGGAAGTCTGCATTCCATTTGTAAACAGAATAGCGTGATACGTCTCGTGATTTACTCTCTCTCCTATCAGCAGCTCCATAAGAAAAGCTCAATTCCACTCTTCCATTCCCAGGATATTCTACCAGACTGTCTACAAGAACTCCACTATCCAGACAGTTTAAACTATAAGCTGGAGATGATTCACCATTTTGCAACATGATTCCTGCTAAATCCGGTTGATTGATAGCACTTAATCCTGTTTCCTTGACCAGTGAAAATATTGCTGATTCATTTAATAACCCTGCTGGAAAATTGCAGCTTAAATTACCATCTAATGACAAAACAGTTACTGCTTCCACTCCCGCTTCAAAAAGCTGGATCTCATAAACTGCAGTATTTAATTGTGCTGAACCCGAGAATTCTTCTTCTTCATTTACTTTTACTGTAAATGAATAATTTCCATTTAGTAAAGGCAGATTCAAATATTCCCAGCGCTGTTCTCCTACATCCAGAGAATCTATTCTGATAGAATCTAAAAGCGTCATTTCTCCAGCCAGGTACAACTTTAAACTACATTCTCCGCTTGCCTTATTGCCGTTATTAAATAACGATAATCTGGCTTTTGCCTGGTTATTCTGGGCTGTTATACCAAAATCAGAAAGCTTAAATTTCACTCCACGTATCCTGATAAAATTCTCATTTGGCAATTGACTGCTGTAACTGATATTCTGCAGACTATCCGTGATCACAAAATCAAACCTGATACAGTAATTATAAGGCAGGTTCTGAATTGGGCTTTCCAGATGATATAAACCCGTTTCATCATCACGCACCATTTCACTATAATAATGACTTGTATATGATCCTGCTTCATTAAAGGGATTGATGTTTGTGGCATATATCTTTATATGACAGGCAACACTGTCTACTCCATCATCATCATAAAAGTTTGCTGTTATATCTATCTCGTCATCAGGATCTGGCTCTTCTGGCTCCCAGCTAATATTATATGCTCCCGGTAAACCTATTGAAAAGTTTGCTTTACCCACTATTTCGCGTTCCTGAGAAAATCCACTGAATTTTACGTTTCGGTTATATGTTTCTCCCGGCAGAATATCACTCCCCGGAATTGTAGCAATTCGCACCACTTCTCCATCCACTGCATCATAACTGAAGGGATAAAATTCATTTGCACTTACTTGCGAATCATTCTCATCATAGATATAGAATTTACCCCGTTCTATATCAGCCCCTACCTGCGCTGTTAAGATCAGAGAATCTCCCTTAGCATAATTAAATTTATTCAATTCTATCTCTGTTCCCAGTTCTGGAAGATTGATTTTCACAAAAGGATCACCAAGTAATGCACTTCCCTCTAATAGTGAATATGCTACAACTCCCGTTCCGGCTTCAGCATAAAACACTGTTTTTGTGTAATCTATTATATCTCCCAAAGTTTCCAGAGACGGATTTGTGATAGCTGCCAGCAATGCCTGAGAATATATTTCATCCTGATACAAAAAACCAAAGCCGGTAAAACCTATCTGGCCTATTGCTCCCTGAGAATCAAGGGTAAGAGCTTCACCGATGCAGGATATACCTGCTCCATCAAAAAATGCTGAGCCATAACAGCTCATGCTGCTGCCTATAAAGAGATTATCATTATTTAGATTATTTACATCATAAATATCAAACAGATCATAATCATCCCACTGATTTGAAGCTCCATGACCCATGAATTGCACATACAAAGTTCCATCATTTATTGAGTTTATCAAAGTGGTGGTATTCCCTGAATACTGCTGAGGCATGTCAGTAACATTACAATAGACTCGGGCTATCCTGTATTCCGGCGGAATGGAATTATTGCGTATACGCTCACTCTGCATAGAGAATATATTACCCTCTGATGCTTTCCCGCCTGTGGCAAGAGTTATCGAGCTGTGCCAGTTGTCGTCATGATTCTGCTGGGTCATAAAACTCTCAGTTTTATTTATTACTGTAGCTATTTGGCCTGCCTGTGTAACATTCAATCTTGATATGCTTATATCTGATACCGGGTCATTGCCAGCCACACAGCCATACCAGTTATCGCTGGCTGTTGCTCCACGTGCATAAAGCCAAACAACTTTTGTGGGAATTTTATTTGCCCATCTATAGGGATTATTATCCCGTTCATCAAGCAACCCTTCACCCAGTAAAAGACAATGAGTTGGACGTGGTGACCAGTTATTATAGGTATATTCCAGAAAGTCCTTTATGGATTCTGCTGATCGTATTCCGCTATTGAATTCATCAAATATATCCTGTAATAACACTATCTCTACATTAAGTCCCGGCTCCTGCTCTTCCCAGAATTCTTCAAATCCCGCTGCTGCCTCAGCAAATTCCTCTACTGTGATTATCACATATTCAGAACCGTTTGCTGCTGTTTTCCAGTTGGATGGATAATCTGGATAGATACCCTTCAAACTATGCTTTTGGGACTCCGTTACCGCATAATATTCCGTCTCATTTGTAAGCACACTATCCTGAAAACTTATCCGATAAGGTGCTGTCCCTTCTTCACTTAAGGAAATCACAGTTAAATTTTCTATTACGCTGGAACCTAATTTATAGATCGATACTTCATCTGTGCTAAACCCATCAAGATCAAATTGGAATAATCCAAATGGCTGAGGCGTACCTATAGGTTTTTTATAGGGCTTATGAAATTTTATCCAGTCTTCGTCAGTCTTATATTCTCGCCAGTAAGTGAGATCAAGATAATCAAATAGAACCTTCTCGTAAATATTATTCAGATTGGGTAAACTGATAGATACCA is part of the Candidatus Stygibacter australis genome and harbors:
- a CDS encoding C25 family cysteine peptidase, whose protein sequence is MKTKILLLVLSALLGWHLQADVFEVMDSNANELTIRFTLPDWELGEIERGNQEWDYIKCESSSISGEAGKPELPYFTGSVGIPVDGDIQIVVLGSSPEIRNQVKIVPALRDYLDGDELAYEYAINENIYSQTANYPGSIAAKGYTAMAGDRRFYSFQVYPFQYQPGIDKLNIYDEIVIRILISGTKEEFRGEAAGSILDKVGSDFILNDEISHNWRMARVPDESFPLRNSGVVDTYRLVVDQEGIYKVTYEYLTTQLAELEYDAGFSWGNINPRYLELRDENGTVPLNFIGESDGSFDPGDYFEFHGDIHHGETTWYDDYTSENVYYLSLADHLGSRMMVENGGLVESNSSNYTLPESFEQTLHIEEQNKLVPLGAQSQYQGNMYYFREDIFWWGELSAPDMWVYPFELQYPHASNIRKASASVCLFGLTYDGEHPTSFTEQNKHRAIVRINSTLIDDIGNDWEWIGQHEQMFENLDVSGNPSPILNNDLVHGENVVSISLPNLNNIYEKVLFDYLDLTYWREYKTDEDWIKFHKPYKKPIGTPQPFGLFQFDLDGFSTDEVSIYKLGSSVIENLTVISLSEEGTAPYRISFQDSVLTNETEYYAVTESQKHSLKGIYPDYPSNWKTAANGSEYVIITVEEFAEAAAGFEEFWEEQEPGLNVEIVLLQDIFDEFNSGIRSAESIKDFLEYTYNNWSPRPTHCLLLGEGLLDERDNNPYRWANKIPTKVVWLYARGATASDNWYGCVAGNDPVSDISISRLNVTQAGQIATVINKTESFMTQQNHDDNWHSSITLATGGKASEGNIFSMQSERIRNNSIPPEYRIARVYCNVTDMPQQYSGNTTTLINSINDGTLYVQFMGHGASNQWDDYDLFDIYDVNNLNNDNLFIGSSMSCYGSAFFDGAGISCIGEALTLDSQGAIGQIGFTGFGFLYQDEIYSQALLAAITNPSLETLGDIIDYTKTVFYAEAGTGVVAYSLLEGSALLGDPFVKINLPELGTEIELNKFNYAKGDSLILTAQVGADIERGKFYIYDENDSQVSANEFYPFSYDAVDGEVVRIATIPGSDILPGETYNRNVKFSGFSQEREIVGKANFSIGLPGAYNISWEPEEPDPDDEIDITANFYDDDGVDSVACHIKIYATNINPFNEAGSYTSHYYSEMVRDDETGLYHLESPIQNLPYNYCIRFDFVITDSLQNISYSSQLPNENFIRIRGVKFKLSDFGITAQNNQAKARLSLFNNGNKASGECSLKLYLAGEMTLLDSIRIDSLDVGEQRWEYLNLPLLNGNYSFTVKVNEEEEFSGSAQLNTAVYEIQLFEAGVEAVTVLSLDGNLSCNFPAGLLNESAIFSLVKETGLSAINQPDLAGIMLQNGESSPAYSLNCLDSGVLVDSLVEYPGNGRVELSFSYGAADRRESKSRDVSRYSVYKWNADFQKWVFQTMGANSGEETVSYLSDKIGVYSVFDNQDQTAPSIDVNVEGQEFTYGGYVSENGLISFLLGDQNGVDIIENELSFIIDGENVESENYSINAACGRLSSVPVKYQMQSMPEGIHYLQMSCRDFNGNVFERELSFEVKADFDLIKVANYPNPVKSMTIDPINTGRTRFTYVLTDDADKVTIKVYTVSGRLVKTFSDLPASIGYHEYPQSNIGWDCRDEMGDYLANGIYFYKVIARKGSSKIEKIQKMAILK